The Doryrhamphus excisus isolate RoL2022-K1 chromosome 1, RoL_Dexc_1.0, whole genome shotgun sequence genome includes a window with the following:
- the LOC131140650 gene encoding MICAL-like protein 2 isoform X2 translates to MAAVKALQQWCRIQCEGYRDVSINNMTTSFRDGLAFCALIHKHRPELIDFDSLKKENVFENNDLAFKVAEDKLGIPALLDAEDMVALKVPDRLSILTYVSQYYNYFHGRSPIGGAAAVKRPAEVPAGGPAGKKNQPVVSKVFKHANANNPPPSSDVTRPLPQLRQTRITARESPAEKSQQTGTLSNKCVSCNQHVHLVQRHLVDGKLYHRNCAKLLAPSNTTTLLRDAPSSVTSAVELTKSNTVTPTAPPRLIPSLQVQKPSTRSGISIMSSSPSSLTTPAKESKGPVSKPSSTIITPAPIITRPVAAPRTSTTAAKTIQSKLKFFQAESNDKKPAATIVEAPRGKKSPDPIQEIKGGQTVPGAKNQAKVEEHKAKKANDEKNSKTKAAETSKKLSKEENNNNSKPMPKSDLPKQTNVTTQVVKKPMEEGRGRVRLKVNPSILADLQLSPSEGSLSSVTTSEPRTRTPDRGSKPAGASPNTSASADKDTPAEWRSRLKPISKETKAADSTQSSAKLKMNDSGNSKVSLRPLVEPSHPPDISVTFPPSQGFCNGRSDPITTKTNVLKTKPDFIPKEAIMKELQEIEDNLNQLEKRGVELETKLRHSEDEGQDDSLMDELMVEWFSLIRNKQVAMRRESELVYIGKTQDLEEQQPSVEQELRKLMDKPEHLKTAWERKREEQLMIKLVEIVNDRNAIVEGLDEDRLREEEEDQELNKLMMTFSVKKDKKKSSMSKFFTWASKKEA, encoded by the exons ATGGCAGCCGTGAAGGCTCTCCAGCAGTGGTGTCGTATCCAGTGTGAAGGCTACCGAGATGTGTCTATCAACAACATGACCACGTCGTTCCGGGACGGGCTAGCTTTCTGTGCGCTCATCCACAAACACCGACCAGAACTCAT TGATTTTGACTCCTTGaagaaagaaaatgtatttgagAACAACGATCTG GCATTTAAGGTTGCTGAGGACAAGCTTGGAATCCCCGCACTCTTGGACGCGGAAGACATGGTTGCTCTCAAAGTCCCAGACCGCCTCAGTATCCTCACATACGTCTCCCAGTACTATAACTACTTTCACGGACGTTCCCCAA TTGGCGGTGCAGCCGCCGTAAAGCGGCCTGCTGAGGTACCCGCTGGCGGGCCAGCCGGGAAGAAGAACCAGCCGGTGGTGTCTAAGGTGTTCAAGCATGCAAATGCAAACAACCCTCCACCTTCTTCTGACGTTACACGGCCTCTTCCTCAACTGAGGCAAACAAGAATCACTGCACGG GAGTCCCCAGCAGAGAAATCCCAGCAGACAGGAACTTTGAGTAACAAGTGTGTGTCCTGCAACCAGCATGTTCACCTGGTGCAGCGACATCTAGTGGATGGGAAACTCTATCACAGGAACTGTGCAAA GTTACTGGCTCCTTCAAACACAACTACACTCCTAAGAGATGCTCCCTCCAGTGTCACTTCTGCAGTAGAGCTCACTAAAAGCAACACAGTGACCCCCACAGCTCCACCCAGACTGATTCCCTCATTGCAGGTCCAGAAACCAAGCACTCGCTCAGGCATCTCCATCATGTCTTCATCACCTTCAAGTCTCACCACACCAGCAAAAGAGAGTAAGGGTCCCGTTTCCAAACCCTCATCTACCATCATTACACCTGCCCCCATCATCACTCGGCCTGTGGCTGCACCTCGAACCTCTACTACAGCGGCCAAGACGATCCAGTCCAAGCTTAAGTTCTTCCAGGCAGAAAGCAATGACAAAAAGCCTGCAGCCACGATAGTGGAAGCCCCAAGAGGCAAAAAATCTCCTGATCCCATCCAGGAAATCAAAGGAGGTCAGACTGTGCCTGGAGCTAAAAATCAAGCAAAGGTGGAGGAACACAAAGCAAAGAAGGCCAACGATGAAAAGAACAGTAAAACGAAGGCTGCAGAAACCTCAAAGAAACTCTCAAAggaggaaaacaacaacaatagtaAGCCGATGCCAAAGTCTGACCTGCCAAAGCAAACGAATGT TACAACTCAGGTAGTCAAGAAGCCCATGGAAGAGGGAAGAGGGAGGGTGAGGCTCAAAGTCAACCCATCCATCTTGGCTGACTTGCAGCTTTCACCTTCAGAAGGGAGCCTATCCTCAGTCACCACCAGTGAGCCCAGAACCAGAACTCCAGACAGAGGCTCCAAACCAGCCGGGGCATCACCCAACACTTCAG CATCAGCAGACAAGGACACGCCCGCAGAGTGGAGGTCAAGGCTTAAACCTATCTCTAAAGAAACAAA AGCTGCTGATTCAACCCAATCATCTGCTAAACTGAAGATGAACGACTCTGGAAACTCAAAGGTGTCTCTCAGGCCTTTAGTGGAGCCTTCTCATCCTCCCGACATATCTGTCACCTTCCCACCATCACAAG GCTTTTGTAATGGCAGAAGTGATCccataacaacaaaaacaaacgtcCTAAAG ACAAAGCCAGATTTCATCCCCAAAGAGGCCATCATGAAGGAGCTGCAGGAAATCGAAGATAACCTCAACCAGTTGGAGAAGAGAGGGGTGGAGCTGGAGACAAAGCTACGCCACAGTGAAGACg AGGGGCAGGATGACTCTCTCATGGATGAGTTGATGGTGGAGTGGTTCAGCCTGATCAGAAACAAGCAGGTGGCCATGCGACGGGAGTCCGAGCTTGTCTACAT agggaagacccaggacttGGAGGAGCAGCAGCCCAGCGTTGAACAGGAGCTCAGGAAGCTGATGGATAAACCAG AACATCTGAAGACAGCGTGGGAGCGCAAGAGAGAAGAACAGCTGATGATCAAATTGGTGGAGATCGTCAATGACCGCAATGCTATTGTAGAAGGTCTGGATGAAGACAGGCTCAG agaggaagaggaagatcaGGAGCTGAACAAGCTCATGATGACTTTCA GTGTtaaaaaagacaagaagaaaTCTTCCATGTCCAAATTCTTCACGTGGGCGAGCAAGAAGGAAGCGTGA
- the LOC131140650 gene encoding MICAL-like protein 2 isoform X1 gives MAAVKALQQWCRIQCEGYRDVSINNMTTSFRDGLAFCALIHKHRPELIDFDSLKKENVFENNDLMPERSRRVHHQCWLLTCIPHFSSWIFISRLWCFSPVDGLRIAFKVAEDKLGIPALLDAEDMVALKVPDRLSILTYVSQYYNYFHGRSPIGGAAAVKRPAEVPAGGPAGKKNQPVVSKVFKHANANNPPPSSDVTRPLPQLRQTRITARESPAEKSQQTGTLSNKCVSCNQHVHLVQRHLVDGKLYHRNCAKLLAPSNTTTLLRDAPSSVTSAVELTKSNTVTPTAPPRLIPSLQVQKPSTRSGISIMSSSPSSLTTPAKESKGPVSKPSSTIITPAPIITRPVAAPRTSTTAAKTIQSKLKFFQAESNDKKPAATIVEAPRGKKSPDPIQEIKGGQTVPGAKNQAKVEEHKAKKANDEKNSKTKAAETSKKLSKEENNNNSKPMPKSDLPKQTNVTTQVVKKPMEEGRGRVRLKVNPSILADLQLSPSEGSLSSVTTSEPRTRTPDRGSKPAGASPNTSASADKDTPAEWRSRLKPISKETKAADSTQSSAKLKMNDSGNSKVSLRPLVEPSHPPDISVTFPPSQGFCNGRSDPITTKTNVLKTKPDFIPKEAIMKELQEIEDNLNQLEKRGVELETKLRHSEDEGQDDSLMDELMVEWFSLIRNKQVAMRRESELVYIGKTQDLEEQQPSVEQELRKLMDKPEHLKTAWERKREEQLMIKLVEIVNDRNAIVEGLDEDRLREEEEDQELNKLMMTFSVKKDKKKSSMSKFFTWASKKEA, from the exons ATGGCAGCCGTGAAGGCTCTCCAGCAGTGGTGTCGTATCCAGTGTGAAGGCTACCGAGATGTGTCTATCAACAACATGACCACGTCGTTCCGGGACGGGCTAGCTTTCTGTGCGCTCATCCACAAACACCGACCAGAACTCAT TGATTTTGACTCCTTGaagaaagaaaatgtatttgagAACAACGATCTG ATGCCTGAGAGAAGTAGAAGGGTGCATCATCAGTGTTGGCTGCTCACGTGCATTCCTCACTTTTCTTCCTGGATCTTCATCAGCAGACTGTGGTGTTTTTCTCCTGTCGATGGCTTAAGAATT GCATTTAAGGTTGCTGAGGACAAGCTTGGAATCCCCGCACTCTTGGACGCGGAAGACATGGTTGCTCTCAAAGTCCCAGACCGCCTCAGTATCCTCACATACGTCTCCCAGTACTATAACTACTTTCACGGACGTTCCCCAA TTGGCGGTGCAGCCGCCGTAAAGCGGCCTGCTGAGGTACCCGCTGGCGGGCCAGCCGGGAAGAAGAACCAGCCGGTGGTGTCTAAGGTGTTCAAGCATGCAAATGCAAACAACCCTCCACCTTCTTCTGACGTTACACGGCCTCTTCCTCAACTGAGGCAAACAAGAATCACTGCACGG GAGTCCCCAGCAGAGAAATCCCAGCAGACAGGAACTTTGAGTAACAAGTGTGTGTCCTGCAACCAGCATGTTCACCTGGTGCAGCGACATCTAGTGGATGGGAAACTCTATCACAGGAACTGTGCAAA GTTACTGGCTCCTTCAAACACAACTACACTCCTAAGAGATGCTCCCTCCAGTGTCACTTCTGCAGTAGAGCTCACTAAAAGCAACACAGTGACCCCCACAGCTCCACCCAGACTGATTCCCTCATTGCAGGTCCAGAAACCAAGCACTCGCTCAGGCATCTCCATCATGTCTTCATCACCTTCAAGTCTCACCACACCAGCAAAAGAGAGTAAGGGTCCCGTTTCCAAACCCTCATCTACCATCATTACACCTGCCCCCATCATCACTCGGCCTGTGGCTGCACCTCGAACCTCTACTACAGCGGCCAAGACGATCCAGTCCAAGCTTAAGTTCTTCCAGGCAGAAAGCAATGACAAAAAGCCTGCAGCCACGATAGTGGAAGCCCCAAGAGGCAAAAAATCTCCTGATCCCATCCAGGAAATCAAAGGAGGTCAGACTGTGCCTGGAGCTAAAAATCAAGCAAAGGTGGAGGAACACAAAGCAAAGAAGGCCAACGATGAAAAGAACAGTAAAACGAAGGCTGCAGAAACCTCAAAGAAACTCTCAAAggaggaaaacaacaacaatagtaAGCCGATGCCAAAGTCTGACCTGCCAAAGCAAACGAATGT TACAACTCAGGTAGTCAAGAAGCCCATGGAAGAGGGAAGAGGGAGGGTGAGGCTCAAAGTCAACCCATCCATCTTGGCTGACTTGCAGCTTTCACCTTCAGAAGGGAGCCTATCCTCAGTCACCACCAGTGAGCCCAGAACCAGAACTCCAGACAGAGGCTCCAAACCAGCCGGGGCATCACCCAACACTTCAG CATCAGCAGACAAGGACACGCCCGCAGAGTGGAGGTCAAGGCTTAAACCTATCTCTAAAGAAACAAA AGCTGCTGATTCAACCCAATCATCTGCTAAACTGAAGATGAACGACTCTGGAAACTCAAAGGTGTCTCTCAGGCCTTTAGTGGAGCCTTCTCATCCTCCCGACATATCTGTCACCTTCCCACCATCACAAG GCTTTTGTAATGGCAGAAGTGATCccataacaacaaaaacaaacgtcCTAAAG ACAAAGCCAGATTTCATCCCCAAAGAGGCCATCATGAAGGAGCTGCAGGAAATCGAAGATAACCTCAACCAGTTGGAGAAGAGAGGGGTGGAGCTGGAGACAAAGCTACGCCACAGTGAAGACg AGGGGCAGGATGACTCTCTCATGGATGAGTTGATGGTGGAGTGGTTCAGCCTGATCAGAAACAAGCAGGTGGCCATGCGACGGGAGTCCGAGCTTGTCTACAT agggaagacccaggacttGGAGGAGCAGCAGCCCAGCGTTGAACAGGAGCTCAGGAAGCTGATGGATAAACCAG AACATCTGAAGACAGCGTGGGAGCGCAAGAGAGAAGAACAGCTGATGATCAAATTGGTGGAGATCGTCAATGACCGCAATGCTATTGTAGAAGGTCTGGATGAAGACAGGCTCAG agaggaagaggaagatcaGGAGCTGAACAAGCTCATGATGACTTTCA GTGTtaaaaaagacaagaagaaaTCTTCCATGTCCAAATTCTTCACGTGGGCGAGCAAGAAGGAAGCGTGA
- the gaa2 gene encoding lysosomal alpha-glucosidase isoform X1, protein MVSYKLLNPEDVQLSEGNRLVEEQETDRTFLLPQRLPCSITTSLIVTGCLLLLLCGGWLVGTMFWLHSPSALLPHKPPSPSKVHKTDSRVNDTHLRETCGRIPEVWRFDCYPEKGAVVTREMCEARNCCFIPSSPSDGIPWCYYPLEFPSYTLRLVNDTDLGQKGTLVKEVKTYYPADIMTLELESRYESDTRLRVRITDPSSSRYEVPISVPIVTKKAESPVYTVELSKEPFGLIVRRSATGTVLLNTTVAPLLYADQFLQFSTALPSNFIYGLGEHRSSFLHDIQWNTLTMWARDVPPMEKTNLYGAHPFYLVMEKDGNAHGFFLLNSNAMDVILQPAPAITWRTIGGILDFYVFLGPDPGSVVEQYLDVIGRPAMPIYWALGYHLCRWGFNSSESTWEVVKRMRNYGVPQDVMWNDIDYMDRILDFTFDPVNFATLPDMVKDLHAHGQHYVMIMDAGISSIQPEGSYLPYDEGLKKGVFIKDTEGKTLIGKVWPGLTAYPDFSDNVTHEWWYENLKKFHEQVPFDGLWIDMNEPSNFLDGSTNGCPSNNLDNPPYTPGVLGGLLRAKTICASAVQKQSIHYNLHSLYGLMEGKASASALRRILAKRPFVISRSTFPSQGMYTGHWLGDNRSQWKDLSSSISGILTFNLLGIPLVGADICGFSEEPQEELCIRWTQLGVFYPFSRNHNAIHVKSQDPTAFSPLARTAMKQALLLRYSLFPLLYTLFHHAHVQGHTVARPLMFEFPKDIKTYGIEKQFLWGRNLLVTPVLEPGVHFVEGYFPEGLWYDYYTVRHTASKPIWKEFSYVLLSQGDSINSTGEELRLSAPLDKINLHLREGSVVPMQTPNLTLSVSSGQPLHLVTALSDNGTACGDLFWDDGDSLDTFETDQYAYIVFSVAQQTMTSQVLHNHLEATYITVESASFYGVKQMPSRVLVNARDAAFTYRSNQVLTVADLSLKLSQNFTISWL, encoded by the exons ATGGTGTCCTACAAGCTGCTGAACCCAGAAGATGTGCAGTTATCTGAGGGCAATCGCCTTGTCGAAGAGCAG gagACAGACAGAACCTTTCTGCTTCCACAACGGTTGCCATGTTCCATCACCACAAGCCTCATAGTCACCGGCtgcctgctgctgctcctctgtGGCGGCTGGCTAGTCGGCACCATGTTCTGGCTTCATAGCCCCTCTGCCCTTTTGCCGCACAAACCGCCATCACCATCCAAGGTGCACAAAACAGACTCCAGAGTGAATGACACTCACCTCCGTGAGACTTGTGGCCGAATCCCAGAGGTGTGGAGGTTTGACTGTTACCCGGAAAAGGGAGCAGTTGTTACAAGAGAGATGTGTGAAGCGAGGAATTGCTGCTTTATTCCTTCTTCCCCTTCTGACGGTATCCCCTGGTGTTATTATCCATTGGAATTCCCATCCTACACGCTCAGATTAGTAAATGACACCGACTTGGGGCAGAAAGGTACGCTTGTGAAAGAGGTGAAGACTTATTACCCGGCGGACATTATGACTCTGGAGTTGGAGAGCAGATACGAGTCGGACACACGACTGCGTGTCAGG ATCACAGACCCTTCAAGTTCACGCTATGAAGTCCCCATCTCTGTTCCCATCGTCACCAAGAAGGCAGAAAGCCCCGTTTACACCGTGGAGCTCTCAAAAGAGCCGTTCGGCCTCATCGTGAGGAGGAGCGCTACCGGTACCGTGCT CCTGAACACCACTGTGGCTCCTCTCCTCTACGCCGATCAGTTTCTGCAGTTCTCCACCGCTCTGCCCAGTAACTTCATCTACGGGCTCGGGGAACATCGCTCATCCTTCCTGCATGACATCCAGTGGAATACACTTACGATGTGGGCCAGAGATGTGCCGCCCATG GAAAAAACAAACCTGTATGGAGCCCATCCCTTTTACCTGGTAATGGAGAAGGATGGAAATGCACATGGCTTCTTCCTTCTGAACAGCAATGCAATGG ATGTCATTCTCCAACCTGCTCCGGCCATCACCTGGCGTACAATTGGCGGTATCCTCGACTTTTATGTCTTTCTGGGTCCTGATCCTGGATCTGTGGTTGAACAATATCTGGATGTCATAG GTCGTCCAGCTATGCCGATCTACTGGGCACTGGGCTACCATCTGTGTCGCTGGGGTTTTAACTCAAGCGAATCCACCTGGGAGGTGGTCAAGCGTATGAGGAATTATGGGGTACCTCAG GACGTCATGTGGAACGACATTGACTACATGGACAGGATTCTGGACTTCACTTTCGACCCGGTTAACTTTGCAACGTTGCCAGACATGGTGAAAGACCTGCACGCACATGGCCAACACTATGTGATGATTATG GATGCTGGTATCAGCAGCATTCAGCCTGAAGGATCCTACTTGCCCTACGATGAAGGACTCAAGAAAGGCGTCTTTATTAAAGACACTGAGGGAAAGACACTGATTGGCAAG GTGTGGCCGGGTCTGACGGCATATCCTGATTTTTCTGATAATGTGACCCATGAATGGTGGTACGAAAACCTAAAGAAGTTCCATGAGCAAGTGCCTTTTGATGGACTATGGATC GACATGAACGAGCCATCAAATTTCTTAGATGGTTCCACCAATGGCTGCCCGTCGAACAATCTGGACAATCCTCCGTACACACCAG gtGTGCTGGGAGGTTTATTGAGAGCTAAAACTATATGTGCATCAGCGGTGCAGAAGCAGTCAATTCACTACAACCTCCACAGCCTGTATGGACTCATGGAAGGAAAGGCCTCTGCAAG TGCCTTGAGGAGGATCTTAGCCAAGAGACCCTTTGTAATCTCTCGCTCCACCTTCCCTAGCCAGGGCATGTACACTGGTCATTGGTTGGGAGACAACAGGAGCCAGTGGAAGGACTTGTCCTCCTCCATATCAG GTATATTGACCTTTAACCTCCTGGGCATCCCATTGGTCGGAGCCGACATCTGTGGCTTCAGTGAAGAGCCTCAGGAGGAGCTGTGCATCCGTTGGACACAGTTGGGCGTTTTCTATCCCTTTTCTCGCAACCACAACGCAATTCACGTGAAG TCGCAGGACCCAACAGCATTCAGTCCACTGGCTCGCACCGCCATGAAGCAGGCCCTGCTGTTGCGCTATTCTCTCTTCCCGCTCCTCTACACTCTGTTTCATCACGCACATGTACAAGGACACACTGTTGCACGGCCACTGATGTTTGA ATTCCCAAAGGATATAAAAACCTACGGGATCGAAAAACAGTTTCTGTGGGGGAGGAATTTGCTGGTCACGCCAGTGTTAGAACCTGGTGTACACTTTGTGGAGGGATACTTCCCTGAGGGTCTGTGGTATGACTACTATACGGTAAGACACACTGCCTCTAAACCGATCTGGAAAGAATTCTCATATGTACTTCTTTCCCAGGGCGACTCTATAAACAGCACGGGTGAAGAACTGAGACTCTCTGCTCCTCTCGACAAAATCAACCTACATTTGAGGGAAGGATCTGTCGTTCCAATGCAG ACGCCCAACCTGACCTTGTCAGTAAGCAGCGGCCAGCCTCTTCATTTGGTGACTGCACTCTCCGACAATGGCACCGCCTGTGGCGATCTGTTCTGGGATGACGGCGATAGCCTTGACACTTTTGAGACTGACCAGTATGCTTACATCGTCTTCAGTGTGGCGCAG CAAACGATGACCTCACAAGTGCTTCACAACCACCTAGAGGCCACTTACATCACAGTGGAGTCGGCGTCCTTCTACGGCGTGAAGCAGATGCCGAGCAGGGTGCTGGTCAATGCCCGAGACGCAGCCTTCACCTACAGAAGCAACCAG GTTCTAACGGTGGCAGATCTCAGCCTGAAACTCAGTCAGAACTTCACAATCAGCTGGTTGTGA
- the gaa2 gene encoding lysosomal alpha-glucosidase isoform X2, whose product MVSYKLLNPEDVQLSEGNRLVEEQETDRTFLLPQRLPCSITTSLIVTGCLLLLLCGGWLVGTMFWLHSPSALLPHKPPSPSKVHKTDSRVNDTHLRETCGRIPEVWRFDCYPEKGAVVTREMCEARNCCFIPSSPSDGIPWCYYPLEFPSYTLRLVNDTDLGQKGTLVKEVKTYYPADIMTLELESRYESDTRLRVRITDPSSSRYEVPISVPIVTKKAESPVYTVELSKEPFGLIVRRSATGTVLLNTTVAPLLYADQFLQFSTALPSNFIYGLGEHRSSFLHDIQWNTLTMWARDVPPMEKTNLYGAHPFYLVMEKDGNAHGFFLLNSNAMDVILQPAPAITWRTIGGILDFYVFLGPDPGSVVEQYLDVIGRPAMPIYWALGYHLCRWGFNSSESTWEVVKRMRNYGVPQDVMWNDIDYMDRILDFTFDPVNFATLPDMVKDLHAHGQHYVMIMDAGISSIQPEGSYLPYDEGLKKGVFIKDTEGKTLIGKVWPGLTAYPDFSDNVTHEWWYENLKKFHEQVPFDGLWIDMNEPSNFLDGSTNGCPSNNLDNPPYTPGVLGGLLRAKTICASAVQKQSIHYNLHSLYGLMEGKASASALRRILAKRPFVISRSTFPSQGMYTGHWLGDNRSQWKDLSSSISGILTFNLLGIPLVGADICGFSEEPQEELCIRWTQLGVFYPFSRNHNAIHVKSQDPTAFSPLARTAMKQALLLRYSLFPLLYTLFHHAHVQGHTVARPLMFEFPKDIKTYGIEKQFLWGRNLLVTPVLEPGVHFVEGYFPEGLWYDYYTGDSINSTGEELRLSAPLDKINLHLREGSVVPMQTPNLTLSVSSGQPLHLVTALSDNGTACGDLFWDDGDSLDTFETDQYAYIVFSVAQQTMTSQVLHNHLEATYITVESASFYGVKQMPSRVLVNARDAAFTYRSNQVLTVADLSLKLSQNFTISWL is encoded by the exons ATGGTGTCCTACAAGCTGCTGAACCCAGAAGATGTGCAGTTATCTGAGGGCAATCGCCTTGTCGAAGAGCAG gagACAGACAGAACCTTTCTGCTTCCACAACGGTTGCCATGTTCCATCACCACAAGCCTCATAGTCACCGGCtgcctgctgctgctcctctgtGGCGGCTGGCTAGTCGGCACCATGTTCTGGCTTCATAGCCCCTCTGCCCTTTTGCCGCACAAACCGCCATCACCATCCAAGGTGCACAAAACAGACTCCAGAGTGAATGACACTCACCTCCGTGAGACTTGTGGCCGAATCCCAGAGGTGTGGAGGTTTGACTGTTACCCGGAAAAGGGAGCAGTTGTTACAAGAGAGATGTGTGAAGCGAGGAATTGCTGCTTTATTCCTTCTTCCCCTTCTGACGGTATCCCCTGGTGTTATTATCCATTGGAATTCCCATCCTACACGCTCAGATTAGTAAATGACACCGACTTGGGGCAGAAAGGTACGCTTGTGAAAGAGGTGAAGACTTATTACCCGGCGGACATTATGACTCTGGAGTTGGAGAGCAGATACGAGTCGGACACACGACTGCGTGTCAGG ATCACAGACCCTTCAAGTTCACGCTATGAAGTCCCCATCTCTGTTCCCATCGTCACCAAGAAGGCAGAAAGCCCCGTTTACACCGTGGAGCTCTCAAAAGAGCCGTTCGGCCTCATCGTGAGGAGGAGCGCTACCGGTACCGTGCT CCTGAACACCACTGTGGCTCCTCTCCTCTACGCCGATCAGTTTCTGCAGTTCTCCACCGCTCTGCCCAGTAACTTCATCTACGGGCTCGGGGAACATCGCTCATCCTTCCTGCATGACATCCAGTGGAATACACTTACGATGTGGGCCAGAGATGTGCCGCCCATG GAAAAAACAAACCTGTATGGAGCCCATCCCTTTTACCTGGTAATGGAGAAGGATGGAAATGCACATGGCTTCTTCCTTCTGAACAGCAATGCAATGG ATGTCATTCTCCAACCTGCTCCGGCCATCACCTGGCGTACAATTGGCGGTATCCTCGACTTTTATGTCTTTCTGGGTCCTGATCCTGGATCTGTGGTTGAACAATATCTGGATGTCATAG GTCGTCCAGCTATGCCGATCTACTGGGCACTGGGCTACCATCTGTGTCGCTGGGGTTTTAACTCAAGCGAATCCACCTGGGAGGTGGTCAAGCGTATGAGGAATTATGGGGTACCTCAG GACGTCATGTGGAACGACATTGACTACATGGACAGGATTCTGGACTTCACTTTCGACCCGGTTAACTTTGCAACGTTGCCAGACATGGTGAAAGACCTGCACGCACATGGCCAACACTATGTGATGATTATG GATGCTGGTATCAGCAGCATTCAGCCTGAAGGATCCTACTTGCCCTACGATGAAGGACTCAAGAAAGGCGTCTTTATTAAAGACACTGAGGGAAAGACACTGATTGGCAAG GTGTGGCCGGGTCTGACGGCATATCCTGATTTTTCTGATAATGTGACCCATGAATGGTGGTACGAAAACCTAAAGAAGTTCCATGAGCAAGTGCCTTTTGATGGACTATGGATC GACATGAACGAGCCATCAAATTTCTTAGATGGTTCCACCAATGGCTGCCCGTCGAACAATCTGGACAATCCTCCGTACACACCAG gtGTGCTGGGAGGTTTATTGAGAGCTAAAACTATATGTGCATCAGCGGTGCAGAAGCAGTCAATTCACTACAACCTCCACAGCCTGTATGGACTCATGGAAGGAAAGGCCTCTGCAAG TGCCTTGAGGAGGATCTTAGCCAAGAGACCCTTTGTAATCTCTCGCTCCACCTTCCCTAGCCAGGGCATGTACACTGGTCATTGGTTGGGAGACAACAGGAGCCAGTGGAAGGACTTGTCCTCCTCCATATCAG GTATATTGACCTTTAACCTCCTGGGCATCCCATTGGTCGGAGCCGACATCTGTGGCTTCAGTGAAGAGCCTCAGGAGGAGCTGTGCATCCGTTGGACACAGTTGGGCGTTTTCTATCCCTTTTCTCGCAACCACAACGCAATTCACGTGAAG TCGCAGGACCCAACAGCATTCAGTCCACTGGCTCGCACCGCCATGAAGCAGGCCCTGCTGTTGCGCTATTCTCTCTTCCCGCTCCTCTACACTCTGTTTCATCACGCACATGTACAAGGACACACTGTTGCACGGCCACTGATGTTTGA ATTCCCAAAGGATATAAAAACCTACGGGATCGAAAAACAGTTTCTGTGGGGGAGGAATTTGCTGGTCACGCCAGTGTTAGAACCTGGTGTACACTTTGTGGAGGGATACTTCCCTGAGGGTCTGTGGTATGACTACTATACG GGCGACTCTATAAACAGCACGGGTGAAGAACTGAGACTCTCTGCTCCTCTCGACAAAATCAACCTACATTTGAGGGAAGGATCTGTCGTTCCAATGCAG ACGCCCAACCTGACCTTGTCAGTAAGCAGCGGCCAGCCTCTTCATTTGGTGACTGCACTCTCCGACAATGGCACCGCCTGTGGCGATCTGTTCTGGGATGACGGCGATAGCCTTGACACTTTTGAGACTGACCAGTATGCTTACATCGTCTTCAGTGTGGCGCAG CAAACGATGACCTCACAAGTGCTTCACAACCACCTAGAGGCCACTTACATCACAGTGGAGTCGGCGTCCTTCTACGGCGTGAAGCAGATGCCGAGCAGGGTGCTGGTCAATGCCCGAGACGCAGCCTTCACCTACAGAAGCAACCAG GTTCTAACGGTGGCAGATCTCAGCCTGAAACTCAGTCAGAACTTCACAATCAGCTGGTTGTGA